Proteins encoded in a region of the Tripterygium wilfordii isolate XIE 37 chromosome 21, ASM1340144v1, whole genome shotgun sequence genome:
- the LOC119990096 gene encoding uncharacterized protein LOC119990096 isoform X1, producing the protein MDNNLDFTSEDDQEMEGQFSMPSQEKYQASDNQPAGPSRLSNTLQQKGAKKREIDKASRQRRKEQENKMKENLQFVNEENTSLKLENQVLMTERNTMAQHFQSEAEETQQLQSNIDTLNHGIVTRKWLVDLYSNQLAATDTSHRVSELRQLEIEISILRQTDWNRENWDSEKQLLLENIAELEVEERSLKLQHQALIESVNTNEDGQQGYAA; encoded by the exons ATGGATAACAACTTGGACTTCACTTCAGAGG ATGATCAGGAAATGGAGGGACAATTCTCTATGCCGAGTCAAG AGAAATATCAAGCAAGCGATAATCAACCTGCCGGACCATCTCGGCTGTCCAATACTCTACAGCAAAAAGgtgcaaaaaagagagagattgatAAGGCATCCCGCCAGAGAAGAAAG gaacaagaaaataaaatgaaggAGAATTTGCAATTTGTCAATGAAGAGAACACAAGTCTGAAGCTGGAAAATCAAGTTTTGATGACCGAAAGAAACACAATGGCTCAACATTTTCAGTCAGAAGCCGaggaaacccaacaacttcaatCCAATATCGATACTTTGAATCATGGTATTGTGACTAGGAAATGGCTGGTGGATTTATATTCGAATCAGCTG GCTGCTACCGACACTTCCCATCGCGTGTCTGAACTCAGACAACTTGAGATTGAAATTTCTATCTTAAGACAAACAGACTGGAATCGGGAGAACTGGGACTCAGAAAAACAACTTCTTCTGGAAAATATTGCAGAATTGGAAGTTGAAGAAAGGTCGCTCAAACTACAACACCAAGCCTTAATTGAGTCCGTAAACACTAATGAGGACGGCCAACAAGGATACGCGGCATAA
- the LOC119990091 gene encoding uncharacterized protein LOC119990091 isoform X2, protein MEKYRIPTSPDLTSRHLPSTFGDGNIGAILEESQKRFSFPEQGTLDLGLLNAGVSQFTQVAGTSRGVNVTIPNHSDEPIISSRIPNACDTGGNFPKSETKLTESEKKRLCGKAYRERMKLERKKRESDLAVVGSENKVWKMENERLRSEIDVMYQSLQAIAGENQILKTQVRCLKREMNQQVVLVDAFSHKQLLQSHEDHQLLMLRQERERLLGNVTWNPQMEEKKQLLVRKVNLEHHNRALKFQVQALCEKIYNDKNHE, encoded by the exons ATGGAGAAATACAGGATACCGACATCCCCAGATTTAACGAGTAGACATCTTCCCTCAACTTTTGGTGATG GCAATATTGGAGCCATTCTTGAAGAATCACAAAAGCGTTTCAGCTTCCCTGAACAAGGTACCTTAGACTTGGGCTTACTTAATGCAGGAGTATCACAATTTACTCAGGTTGCTGGTACAAGCAGAGGAGTAAATGTGACAATTCCAAACCATTCAGATGAACCAATTATATCTTCTCGAATTCCAAATGCATGCGATACTGGAGGAAATTTTCCTAAAAGTGAGACAAAGCTTACCGAGAGCGAAAAGAAAAGATTGTGCGGCAAAGCTTACCGAGAGCGAATGAAG cttgaaagaaagaagagggaGTCTGATTTAGCAGTGGTTGGCAGCGAAAATAAAGTTTGGAAGATGGAGAATGAACGGTTGAGGTCAGAGATCGATGTGATGTATCAAAGTCTGCAAGCAATAGCAGGTGAGAACCAGATACTAAAGACTCAAGTACGTTgtttgaagagagagatgaatcAACAAGTAGTTCTCGTGGACgcattttcacataaacaa CTGCTGCAAAGTCATGAGGATCACCAGCTTTTAATGCTTAgacaagaaagagagagactgCTCGGAAATGTCACCTGGAATCCTCAGATGGAAGAGAAGAAACAACTTTTGGTGAGAAAAGTCAATTTGGAGCATCATAACAGAGCCTTGAAATTTCAAGTTCAAGCTCTGTGCGAGAAGATCTACAACGATAAAAACCATGAATAG
- the LOC119990092 gene encoding uncharacterized protein LOC119990092 isoform X2: protein MACPGSSSDLYEETEGVKFWEGYSTDDLLVYNPYNTGLDLTVSQKDLPWQNQELNETYRTSQSQLNHQPLQELAPTEAGTSNSVRKRRGKNPSLPPPSRNSGKTLVSNEKKREIDKRYREKCKESKKNMKGLLDLLGGENEILHNENRNLMMEKESINKSLQSAETETKYLNIEIRKLESNMTNQQVFVDSFLKKFEDDVSNNVNHQLEITKLQNEIMILRQTNWDDWLMGKVQLVQDIGNLEHENKVLRIQVAALCEKIHNDLDTKPCIF from the exons ATGGCGTGCCCTGGTTCATCATCAGATCTCTATGAAGAAACTGAAGGGGTAAAGTTCTGGGAAGGTTATAGTACTGATGATCTTCTAGTCTATAATCCGT ATAATACCGGATTGGATCTTACTGTATCGCAAAAGGATCTCCCTTGGCAAAATCAAG AGCTAAATGAAACTTATCGAACTTCACAAAGTCAGTTGAATCACCAACCACTACAAGAATTAGCACCAACGGAAGCTGGGACGAGTAATTCAGTCCGCAAGCGCAGGGGTAAGAATCCATCTCTTCCACCTCCTTCCAGGAACTCTGGAAAAACTCTAGTATCCaatgagaaaaagagagaaatcgacaAACGATATCGAGAGAAATGCAAG GAAAGCAAAAAGAACATGAAAGGGCTGTTGGATCTGCTTGGTGGGGAAAATGAAATTTTGCATAATGAGAATAGGAATTTGATGATGGAAAAAGAATCCATAAACAAGAGCTTGCAATCGGCAGAAACAGAGACAAAGTACCTGAACATTGAAATTCGCAAGTTGGAGAGTAACATGACCAACCAACAAGTTTTCGTTGATTCATTCTTAAAGAAATTCGAA GATGATGTGTCGAACAATGTGAATCACCAGCTTGAAATAACAAAGCTTCAGAATGAGATCATGATATTAAGACAAACTAATTGGGATGATTGGTTGATGGGCAAAGTACAACTCGTACAAGACATTGGGAATTTGGAGCATGAGAATAAGGTACTCAGAATTCAAGTTGCTGCACTATGTGAGAAAATTCACAATGATCTTGACACAAAACCATGTATTTTTTGA
- the LOC119990092 gene encoding uncharacterized protein LOC119990092 isoform X1 has protein sequence MACPGSSSDLYEETEGVKFWEGYSTDDLLVYNPCNPYNTGLDLTVSQKDLPWQNQELNETYRTSQSQLNHQPLQELAPTEAGTSNSVRKRRGKNPSLPPPSRNSGKTLVSNEKKREIDKRYREKCKESKKNMKGLLDLLGGENEILHNENRNLMMEKESINKSLQSAETETKYLNIEIRKLESNMTNQQVFVDSFLKKFEDDVSNNVNHQLEITKLQNEIMILRQTNWDDWLMGKVQLVQDIGNLEHENKVLRIQVAALCEKIHNDLDTKPCIF, from the exons ATGGCGTGCCCTGGTTCATCATCAGATCTCTATGAAGAAACTGAAGGGGTAAAGTTCTGGGAAGGTTATAGTACTGATGATCTTCTAGTCTATAATCCGTGTAATCCGT ATAATACCGGATTGGATCTTACTGTATCGCAAAAGGATCTCCCTTGGCAAAATCAAG AGCTAAATGAAACTTATCGAACTTCACAAAGTCAGTTGAATCACCAACCACTACAAGAATTAGCACCAACGGAAGCTGGGACGAGTAATTCAGTCCGCAAGCGCAGGGGTAAGAATCCATCTCTTCCACCTCCTTCCAGGAACTCTGGAAAAACTCTAGTATCCaatgagaaaaagagagaaatcgacaAACGATATCGAGAGAAATGCAAG GAAAGCAAAAAGAACATGAAAGGGCTGTTGGATCTGCTTGGTGGGGAAAATGAAATTTTGCATAATGAGAATAGGAATTTGATGATGGAAAAAGAATCCATAAACAAGAGCTTGCAATCGGCAGAAACAGAGACAAAGTACCTGAACATTGAAATTCGCAAGTTGGAGAGTAACATGACCAACCAACAAGTTTTCGTTGATTCATTCTTAAAGAAATTCGAA GATGATGTGTCGAACAATGTGAATCACCAGCTTGAAATAACAAAGCTTCAGAATGAGATCATGATATTAAGACAAACTAATTGGGATGATTGGTTGATGGGCAAAGTACAACTCGTACAAGACATTGGGAATTTGGAGCATGAGAATAAGGTACTCAGAATTCAAGTTGCTGCACTATGTGAGAAAATTCACAATGATCTTGACACAAAACCATGTATTTTTTGA
- the LOC119990097 gene encoding uncharacterized protein LOC119990097 isoform X2, whose product MKPSRLLSLRSSAPRNTSLKLRCRKSHVQRSKIKRKIRRLRAEMAEISKEQRCIREGQRRVRERFEEIQSQREKLWQETELIAKNSIGIQMKLNLMSGIMKARTQNDSALVARLTCSLRELISKPNQY is encoded by the exons ATGAAGCCTTCACGATTGCTTAGTTTGAGATCTTCTGCTCCACGCAATACAAGTCTCAAATTACGTTGCAGAAAATCG CATGTGCAGAGGAGTAAAATAAAGAGGAAAATACGGCGATTAAGAGCAGAGATGGCGGAGATTAGCAAAGAGCAAAGATGTATTAGAGAGGGTCAaaggagagtgagagagaggtttgaggaGATACAGTCACAGCGCGAGAAGCTCTGGCAGGAAACAGAGCTGATTGCAAAGAATAGCATTGGCATCCAAATGAAGCTAAATTTGATGTCCGGAATCATGAAAGCAAGAACTCAAAATGACTCTGCTCTGGTTGCCCGACTTACCTGCTCTCTACG GGAATTGATATCCAAGCCAAACCAATATTGA
- the LOC119990096 gene encoding uncharacterized protein LOC119990096 isoform X2, which produces MEGQFSMPSQEKYQASDNQPAGPSRLSNTLQQKGAKKREIDKASRQRRKEQENKMKENLQFVNEENTSLKLENQVLMTERNTMAQHFQSEAEETQQLQSNIDTLNHGIVTRKWLVDLYSNQLAATDTSHRVSELRQLEIEISILRQTDWNRENWDSEKQLLLENIAELEVEERSLKLQHQALIESVNTNEDGQQGYAA; this is translated from the exons ATGGAGGGACAATTCTCTATGCCGAGTCAAG AGAAATATCAAGCAAGCGATAATCAACCTGCCGGACCATCTCGGCTGTCCAATACTCTACAGCAAAAAGgtgcaaaaaagagagagattgatAAGGCATCCCGCCAGAGAAGAAAG gaacaagaaaataaaatgaaggAGAATTTGCAATTTGTCAATGAAGAGAACACAAGTCTGAAGCTGGAAAATCAAGTTTTGATGACCGAAAGAAACACAATGGCTCAACATTTTCAGTCAGAAGCCGaggaaacccaacaacttcaatCCAATATCGATACTTTGAATCATGGTATTGTGACTAGGAAATGGCTGGTGGATTTATATTCGAATCAGCTG GCTGCTACCGACACTTCCCATCGCGTGTCTGAACTCAGACAACTTGAGATTGAAATTTCTATCTTAAGACAAACAGACTGGAATCGGGAGAACTGGGACTCAGAAAAACAACTTCTTCTGGAAAATATTGCAGAATTGGAAGTTGAAGAAAGGTCGCTCAAACTACAACACCAAGCCTTAATTGAGTCCGTAAACACTAATGAGGACGGCCAACAAGGATACGCGGCATAA
- the LOC119990091 gene encoding uncharacterized protein LOC119990091 isoform X1 → MEIDKVSYIWLVFASCTIIDRIAVDSHVECFIVSYCFSSCFAGNIGAILEESQKRFSFPEQGTLDLGLLNAGVSQFTQVAGTSRGVNVTIPNHSDEPIISSRIPNACDTGGNFPKSETKLTESEKKRLCGKAYRERMKLERKKRESDLAVVGSENKVWKMENERLRSEIDVMYQSLQAIAGENQILKTQVRCLKREMNQQVVLVDAFSHKQLLQSHEDHQLLMLRQERERLLGNVTWNPQMEEKKQLLVRKVNLEHHNRALKFQVQALCEKIYNDKNHE, encoded by the exons ATGGAGATAGACAAAGTCTCCTATATATGGCTTGTTTTTGCATCTTGCACAATCATTGATAGAATAGCAGTCGACAGTCATGTTGAATGTTTTATTGTAtcttattgtttttcttcttgttttgcagGCAATATTGGAGCCATTCTTGAAGAATCACAAAAGCGTTTCAGCTTCCCTGAACAAGGTACCTTAGACTTGGGCTTACTTAATGCAGGAGTATCACAATTTACTCAGGTTGCTGGTACAAGCAGAGGAGTAAATGTGACAATTCCAAACCATTCAGATGAACCAATTATATCTTCTCGAATTCCAAATGCATGCGATACTGGAGGAAATTTTCCTAAAAGTGAGACAAAGCTTACCGAGAGCGAAAAGAAAAGATTGTGCGGCAAAGCTTACCGAGAGCGAATGAAG cttgaaagaaagaagagggaGTCTGATTTAGCAGTGGTTGGCAGCGAAAATAAAGTTTGGAAGATGGAGAATGAACGGTTGAGGTCAGAGATCGATGTGATGTATCAAAGTCTGCAAGCAATAGCAGGTGAGAACCAGATACTAAAGACTCAAGTACGTTgtttgaagagagagatgaatcAACAAGTAGTTCTCGTGGACgcattttcacataaacaa CTGCTGCAAAGTCATGAGGATCACCAGCTTTTAATGCTTAgacaagaaagagagagactgCTCGGAAATGTCACCTGGAATCCTCAGATGGAAGAGAAGAAACAACTTTTGGTGAGAAAAGTCAATTTGGAGCATCATAACAGAGCCTTGAAATTTCAAGTTCAAGCTCTGTGCGAGAAGATCTACAACGATAAAAACCATGAATAG
- the LOC119990097 gene encoding uncharacterized protein LOC119990097 isoform X1 has translation MHIYFRTMKPSRLLSLRSSAPRNTSLKLRCRKSHVQRSKIKRKIRRLRAEMAEISKEQRCIREGQRRVRERFEEIQSQREKLWQETELIAKNSIGIQMKLNLMSGIMKARTQNDSALVARLTCSLRELISKPNQY, from the exons ATGCACATCTACTTCAGAACCATGAAGCCTTCACGATTGCTTAGTTTGAGATCTTCTGCTCCACGCAATACAAGTCTCAAATTACGTTGCAGAAAATCG CATGTGCAGAGGAGTAAAATAAAGAGGAAAATACGGCGATTAAGAGCAGAGATGGCGGAGATTAGCAAAGAGCAAAGATGTATTAGAGAGGGTCAaaggagagtgagagagaggtttgaggaGATACAGTCACAGCGCGAGAAGCTCTGGCAGGAAACAGAGCTGATTGCAAAGAATAGCATTGGCATCCAAATGAAGCTAAATTTGATGTCCGGAATCATGAAAGCAAGAACTCAAAATGACTCTGCTCTGGTTGCCCGACTTACCTGCTCTCTACG GGAATTGATATCCAAGCCAAACCAATATTGA